The following DNA comes from Erigeron canadensis isolate Cc75 chromosome 3, C_canadensis_v1, whole genome shotgun sequence.
AACTCCAACCCCATGGCCAACTCATTAAGTTGATTAAATGAAAGGGTTCCACCACTCCCAAAAGATATGTACAATACAGAACCACATGGCTGACCATCCAACCATCTTAAACACTCCAACCCATTTACATCACAACTTGCACCAGTCTGTATCAGTGGCCCAACCGGATAAACCCTTGGTTTACCCGGTTCATCCTCTAGCAAAGCTTTTAATGCTCCACCCTCCAACTCCTTGAAGCTATTTACAGCTATACCTTCCGCCATACTATACCTCTTTGCATTATGAAGTGTCCATTTGTATGCATCATTCTTTCTATCTTGTATCGGGTCAAGTAGGTCTTTTCCATGAACCGGTATGCAACCAGGAATCATAACCGGTTCTGCCAAGTCCCTATACTCACATGAAACCATTTGATCAAGTTTAGGCAAATGAAGAAACAAAGATAAAGCCATAGCAGTTGATGGAAAGAACACATAAGGTGAAACACCAAATTCAATGGCTACATCAAATGCATCCGTGCCAAAAAGATCAATAAACAAAGCCACCATGTTTTTTTCCTCAACTAAAGTCTTGAATACTTCACGAAGCGAATCAAGTGACCGCGTAACCATGAGACTTATTCGGGTTTCCATTTGGGTATCTTGTGGCAAGTCATCAAAATTGACTGGAGGAAGAATGACATAGTTTAAGCCATTAGGAAGTGAGTCAAGAAAAACCTTTTGCGATATGGATAAAGGTCCATCGTTTGGGATGATGAAAGTGGCTGAAATGTTGTGGTGATTTTTTAGTCTTTTAGCAAATTCAACTAAAGGGATCAAGTGTCCTATACCTGGACTTGGTACAATGGCAATATGGGGTGTTCTTTCCATTGgatagaaatagaaataaagaTTTATAGCTAGAGAGAGTGGGTGAAAAAAAGTTTAGATACAAATGAAGGTGATATGTTTGGTATATTTATAGTCATTTTGGTTGAGGGTGTTATGTGCTTGTGTAGGAGGAAGAAAGGATGCATGTGAGACCAAGAAAATTATTTATGCCCCCTCTGTATTTAAGGGAACATAcattaataacttatttaaagttaaatttagCAAAGATTGTTAGTAGATTTGAGTTAAATTCTAGAAcgatttattattataaagacATGAAGCAACTTTTAGTGTATCGTAATTAAGCGTATCACACTATTACACATTTTAGTCAGAGACAAAATTACCAAACCTGAATTG
Coding sequences within:
- the LOC122591033 gene encoding hydroquinone glucosyltransferase-like, encoding MERTPHIAIVPSPGIGHLIPLVEFAKRLKNHHNISATFIIPNDGPLSISQKVFLDSLPNGLNYVILPPVNFDDLPQDTQMETRISLMVTRSLDSLREVFKTLVEEKNMVALFIDLFGTDAFDVAIEFGVSPYVFFPSTAMALSLFLHLPKLDQMVSCEYRDLAEPVMIPGCIPVHGKDLLDPIQDRKNDAYKWTLHNAKRYSMAEGIAVNSFKELEGGALKALLEDEPGKPRVYPVGPLIQTGASCDVNGLECLRWLDGQPCGSVLYISFGSGGTLSFNQLNELAMGLELSEQRFIWVVRSPSDQPNATYFDSHGLKDPLGFLPKGFLERTKGTGFVVPSWAPQAQILSHSSTGGFLTHCGWNSILETVVHGVPVIAWPLYAEQKMNAVSLTEGIKVALRPKADENGIIGRVEIARVVKSLLEGEEGKGIRSRIRDLKDAAANTLSKDGCSTKTLDQLAYKLKDKI